The region TTCAAACAAAAGCTGGAGACGCGCAATCTCTCGGTTTTTTTCAAAGAAAACGAGCTCCGGGGAGGCTTCTTGGAGGATGGGAGTCTCGAAACTGGTCTCACGGCTCAAATCGGCTAGTGTCTCGATGGTATCTCCATCCAGTTTTAACTTCACTCGGTAAGGTTTTGGCTTCTGCATCTCGAGTGAGAGCTGTACTTCCGAGAGGCTGGGATTGGCAGTAAACAGAAGCGCAATGGTATCTTGCAGGAGTGGCCTTTCTAGGCGGTATACTTCGGTGCTTGTCCCACGGAACGCAATCTGAGTGGGTGGAATTTGGAAGGTTGCGAAGGAAGGGCCTAGCACCTCCATCAAACGATCTCGGAACCGAAAGAGGATGGTCTCTCGGTTGGACTCTTTGGGAAGGATCTGGTCTAAGATTTTCTTAGTGGTTTCAGGGTCTGCATCCTGGCCCTGGTCCATTAGATAGAGCGCTTCTTTCCATTTGAGTCGATTCATAAAGGATTCTAGATCACCTGCTTCCATTTAATCAATTTCCTTTTCTTGCGACTTTATTTCATCTTGGACGATTTTTTTTAACTTTTCTTTTGCTCGTTTTGCACGTGCTAATACGGTTCCCAGTGGTTCTCCTAAGATCTCCGCTATGTCTTTGAATTTATAATTTTGTAAACGAAGTAGGAGAATCTCTCGGCTGTTTTCATCGAGTCTCTCCATTTGGCGAAGGATCTCATCTTGCTCTTCCAATACAAAGTACTGGTCTTCAGGTTGGATCCTTTCGTCAAGAATCTCAATGGTTTCGTCCAAACCAATGCCTTCTCTGTAGT is a window of Leptospira ryugenii DNA encoding:
- a CDS encoding RNA polymerase sigma factor; protein product: MEVKKEEIRGLIDDCVLGKEFAWKEFIGRFHRLITGTVAHYVPSLEVSDTVQLVYLRLTHNDYQLLRRFKGESPPAFIIYLSEIAKNVSLSQTRVLRKKDYREGIGLDETIEILDERIQPEDQYFVLEEQDEILRQMERLDENSREILLLRLQNYKFKDIAEILGEPLGTVLARAKRAKEKLKKIVQDEIKSQEKEID